GTGATCAGCAGCTATCGCGGACAAAAAGAGGCTGAAGAGATTTATTACAAATACGCCTATACCTATTACTACCAGGAACAGTATGTTTTGGCTGCTTATTACTTTAATATTTTCAGTAAAACATACAGCACAAGTGATCGGCGGGAGGAAATAGACTATATGGCTGCTTATTGCAACTATAAAATGTCTCCGACCTTCAGGCTCGATCAGACTTATACTATAGAAGCGATAAACGGTTTACAGACATTCATCAACACTTACCCGTTTAGTGAGCGGGTGGGTGAATGCAACAACCTGATAGACGAAATGCGGAAGAAGCTGGAACAAAAAGCTTTCGAGGAAGGAAAATTGTACTACGACATCAAAAGGTACCAGGCTTCCATACAGTCTTTCGGCAATTTGCTGGTAGATTTCCCTGAAACTGCTGAGGCGGAACAGGTGCGTTACCTCATCTCCAGGTCAGCATATCTGTGGGCATCCAACAGTTTTAGAGAGAAACAAAAAGAGCGTTATGAGCTCGCCATAGAAAAAGCACAAGATTATTTAGATCTTTTTGCCAATGGAGCAAACAACAAAGAGGTCGAAAATATGTTAAATAATTCAAGAGAAAAATTAAATTCACTTAATAATGACGGACATCAAAAGCAGAGTTCAAGGGCTGGATCCTAATATTCGCGCCCGTAATGTAAAGGCGCTTGCTAAGGAAACCG
This sequence is a window from Lewinellaceae bacterium. Protein-coding genes within it:
- the bamD gene encoding outer membrane protein assembly factor BamD; this encodes MNIRNIILAVIALTVFASCKSEFEKTRASGDPKLILAKADAYYADDNFQKAQSLYELVISSYRGQKEAEEIYYKYAYTYYYQEQYVLAAYYFNIFSKTYSTSDRREEIDYMAAYCNYKMSPTFRLDQTYTIEAINGLQTFINTYPFSERVGECNNLIDEMRKKLEQKAFEEGKLYYDIKRYQASIQSFGNLLVDFPETAEAEQVRYLISRSAYLWASNSFREKQKERYELAIEKAQDYLDLFANGANNKEVENMLNNSREKLNSLNNDGHQKQSSRAGS